One Caulobacter segnis genomic window carries:
- a CDS encoding AGE family epimerase/isomerase — MTNAFADAARLRDRLKTWATEAAYPLWWETGADHGKGGFFEKLDLDGVPVDGPRRGRVLPRQIYSFAIAGDLGWTGPWREAVEHGLSFYLSRYRRPDGLFRTLIGPNGESLDETADLYDQAFAMFALAAVAKVLPARAAEAKAIAVEVRQTLIAERKHPVAGFHNFNPPTAPLQSNPHMHLFEAMLAWNDVDDDPAWRALADEIAQLALSKFIQPESGQLREFFDLDWNAAPGVEGRICEPGHQFEWGWLLLRWGKLAGRPDATAAALRMIDDAETKGVDLARGVAINALLDDFSIHDNGARLWPQTERIKAAVLAAETTGDAKYWDMAAAGAEGLLAYLRTPIPGLWRDKYQPDETFVEEPAPASSFYHIVLGILEMDRAVSAASA, encoded by the coding sequence ATGACGAACGCCTTCGCCGACGCCGCACGCCTGCGCGACCGCCTCAAGACCTGGGCGACCGAGGCCGCCTATCCGCTGTGGTGGGAGACGGGCGCGGATCACGGAAAAGGAGGCTTCTTCGAGAAGCTGGACCTGGACGGCGTTCCCGTCGACGGTCCGCGCCGCGGCCGCGTGCTGCCCCGCCAGATCTATTCGTTCGCCATCGCCGGCGACCTGGGCTGGACCGGCCCGTGGCGCGAGGCGGTCGAGCACGGCCTGTCGTTCTATCTGTCGCGCTATCGTCGTCCGGACGGCCTGTTCCGCACCCTGATCGGCCCCAATGGCGAGAGTCTGGACGAGACCGCCGATCTCTACGACCAGGCCTTCGCCATGTTCGCCCTGGCCGCCGTGGCCAAGGTCCTGCCGGCCCGCGCCGCCGAGGCCAAGGCCATCGCGGTCGAGGTGCGCCAGACGCTGATCGCCGAGCGCAAGCATCCCGTGGCCGGCTTCCACAACTTCAACCCGCCGACCGCGCCGCTGCAGTCGAACCCGCACATGCACCTGTTCGAAGCCATGCTGGCCTGGAACGACGTCGACGACGATCCGGCCTGGCGCGCCCTAGCCGACGAGATCGCCCAGCTGGCGCTGTCGAAGTTCATCCAACCGGAAAGCGGCCAGCTGCGCGAATTCTTCGACCTGGACTGGAACGCCGCGCCGGGCGTCGAGGGCCGGATCTGCGAGCCGGGCCACCAGTTCGAGTGGGGTTGGCTACTGCTGCGCTGGGGCAAGCTGGCCGGGCGTCCCGACGCCACGGCCGCCGCCCTGCGGATGATCGACGACGCCGAAACCAAGGGCGTCGACCTGGCGCGCGGCGTGGCCATCAACGCCCTGCTGGACGACTTCTCGATCCACGACAACGGCGCGCGCCTGTGGCCGCAGACCGAACGGATCAAGGCCGCCGTCCTGGCCGCCGAGACCACGGGCGACGCCAAGTACTGGGACATGGCCGCCGCCGGCGCCGAGGGTCTGCTGGCCTATCTGCGCACGCCGATCCCAGGCCTGTGGCGCGACAAGTATCAGCCCGACGAGACCTTCGTGGAGGAGCCGGCGCCGGCCAGCTCCTTCTACCACATCGTCCTGGGGATCCTGGAAATGGACCGGGCGGTCAGCGCGGCCAGCGCCTAG
- the rfbD gene encoding dTDP-4-dehydrorhamnose reductase, producing the protein MRILQFGRTGQVATAVQAAARGRAEIVALSRAECDLERPEAVRAAILAADCDLVLNTAAFTQVDPAEARPDEAFAVNAIAPGEMARACAERGLPFAHLSTDAVFDGLTDRAYVETDEPRPINVYGRSKLAGEQAVLAHPRSVVLRISWVFSRYGRNYVSFMLRLARERELLKVVADQFGTPTDGEVLADFLIATAPRWAAAPAGDPAFGLFHFANAGEASRFDFARAAIDRDPLTRARLEATTQAAFAEPAPRPPRSPLDTGKLRAVFGFEPEPWRVAVERTADRLVKGGLAG; encoded by the coding sequence ATGAGGATCCTGCAGTTCGGCAGGACCGGACAGGTCGCCACCGCCGTCCAGGCGGCGGCGCGTGGACGCGCGGAGATTGTCGCCCTGTCTCGCGCCGAATGCGACCTGGAAAGGCCTGAAGCCGTCCGCGCCGCCATCCTGGCCGCCGACTGCGACCTCGTTCTGAACACCGCCGCCTTCACCCAGGTCGACCCGGCCGAGGCGCGACCCGACGAGGCCTTCGCCGTCAACGCGATCGCGCCAGGGGAGATGGCCAGGGCCTGCGCCGAGCGCGGCCTGCCGTTCGCGCACCTGTCGACCGACGCGGTGTTCGACGGCCTGACCGACCGCGCCTATGTCGAGACCGACGAGCCCCGGCCGATCAATGTCTACGGCCGCTCGAAACTGGCCGGCGAGCAGGCGGTGCTGGCCCATCCGCGCTCGGTTGTCCTGCGGATCTCGTGGGTCTTTTCCCGCTACGGCCGAAACTATGTCAGCTTCATGCTGCGCCTGGCCCGCGAGCGCGAGCTGCTGAAGGTGGTGGCCGACCAGTTCGGAACGCCGACCGACGGCGAGGTCCTGGCCGATTTCCTGATCGCGACCGCGCCGCGCTGGGCCGCCGCGCCCGCCGGTGATCCCGCGTTCGGCCTGTTCCACTTCGCCAACGCCGGCGAGGCCAGCCGCTTCGACTTCGCCAGGGCTGCGATCGACCGCGATCCGCTGACCCGGGCGCGGCTGGAGGCCACCACCCAGGCCGCCTTCGCCGAGCCCGCGCCGCGCCCGCCACGCTCGCCGCTGGATACAGGCAAGCTGCGCGCCGTGTTCGGTTTCGAGCCCGAACCTTGGCGGGTGGCGGTCGAACGGACGGCCGATCGCCTGGTGAAGGGTGGTTTGGCGGGCTAA
- a CDS encoding D-glycero-alpha-D-manno-heptose-1,7-bisphosphate 7-phosphatase: MTDAPVAPPLKAVFLDRDGVLNIDHGYVFDPARLEWIDGAREAVAAMTKAGLKVLVVTNQSGIGRGYFDEAAMDRFHDAMQDQLAEFGGQINAFYYSPFHETAIVEAYRVADHPDRKPNPGMVLRGLAEWNLQPEEAVIIGDRHIDIEAGNRAGMPGYLFKGGNLRAFVAQVLGDRVPELK; the protein is encoded by the coding sequence ATGACCGACGCGCCCGTTGCTCCGCCCCTGAAGGCCGTGTTCCTGGATCGGGACGGCGTGCTGAACATCGACCACGGCTATGTGTTCGATCCGGCGCGGCTGGAATGGATCGACGGCGCCCGCGAGGCGGTGGCGGCGATGACCAAGGCCGGGTTGAAGGTGCTGGTCGTCACCAACCAGTCGGGCATCGGCCGCGGCTATTTCGACGAGGCGGCGATGGACCGGTTCCACGACGCCATGCAGGACCAGCTGGCGGAGTTCGGAGGGCAGATCAACGCCTTCTACTATTCGCCCTTCCACGAGACGGCGATCGTCGAGGCCTATCGCGTCGCCGACCATCCCGACCGCAAGCCCAATCCGGGTATGGTCCTGCGCGGCCTTGCCGAGTGGAACCTCCAGCCGGAGGAGGCGGTGATCATCGGCGACCGTCACATCGACATCGAGGCCGGCAACCGCGCGGGCATGCCGGGTTATCTGTTCAAGGGCGGCAACCTGCGGGCGTTCGTCGCCCAGGTGCTGGGCGATCGCGTCCCCGAATTGAAATGA